The following DNA comes from Chloroflexota bacterium.
AGCCAGCAGGATGATCGGGAAGGCGAGCTGCACGTCCACGACGCGCATGATGATGTCGTCGGTCCTGCCGCCGACGTACCCTGAGATCAGGCCGGCCGTCACGCCGATCAGGCCCGACAGGACCACTGAGACGCCGGCCAGCATCAGCGAGAACTGCGCTCCGTAGAGCAGGCGGCTCAGGATGTCACGGCCCAGGTTGTCGCTGCCGAGGACGAAGCCGGACGCCGTGCCGAGGATGGCCGGCGGGCGCACGCGCGTCGAGAACCCAGGCTGCGTCGGATTGGCCGGCGCCAGGACCGGGGCCAGCACGGCGGCGGCGATCAGCAGCACGAGCAGCGCGCCGCCGATCAGGATGGTCGGGTTGCGGCGCAACGCGCGACGCACGGCCCGCCATCGAGACGGCGCGATGCGGGCGCGGGAGGCGACGACCTCTGGAGTAGGTGTGGCTTCGACGGCGGTCATGAGTATCGAATCCGAGGATCGAGGACGGTATACGTCAGGTCTACCAGCAGGTTGATGACGATGAA
Coding sequences within:
- a CDS encoding ABC transporter permease → MTAVEATPTPEVVASRARIAPSRWRAVRRALRRNPTILIGGALLVLLIAAAVLAPVLAPANPTQPGFSTRVRPPAILGTASGFVLGSDNLGRDILSRLLYGAQFSLMLAGVSVVLSGLIGVTAGLISGYVGGRTDDIIMRVVDVQLAFPIILLAIAIVAVVGRSFGALIGVLALSGWVIYARTVRANVLSLKELDYVGAARALGAGDGRIVTCHILPNTLAPIIVVATVQLATMLLLESGLSFLGLGLEPPTPSWGRMLAEGRDYLSNAWWISTMPGIAISLAVLGANLLGDGIRDLLDPNLRGM